Proteins encoded in a region of the Sugiyamaella lignohabitans strain CBS 10342 chromosome B, complete sequence genome:
- the QCR6 gene encoding ubiquinol--cytochrome-c reductase subunit 6 (Subunit 6 of the ubiquinol cytochrome-c reductase complex; the complex, also known as the cytochrome bc(1) complex or Complex III, is a component of the mitochondrial inner membrane electron transport chain; highly acidic protein; required for maturation of cytochrome c1; may be loosely associated with the complex since it is easily released into the intermembrane space; GO_component: GO:0016021 - integral component of membrane [Evidence ISM] [PMID 12192589]; GO_component: GO:0016020 - membrane [Evidence IEA]; GO_component: GO:0005743 - mitochondrial inner membrane [Evidence IEA,IEA]; GO_component: GO:0005758 - mitochondrial intermembrane space [Evidence IDA] [PMID 22984289]; GO_component: GO:0005750 - mitochondrial respiratory chain complex III [Evidence IDA] [PMID 10873857]; GO_component: GO:0005739 - mitochondrion [Evidence IEA]; GO_component: GO:0005739 - mitochondrion [Evidence IDA] [PMID 11914276]; GO_component: GO:0005739 - mitochondrion [Evidence IDA] [PMID 14576278]; GO_component: GO:0005739 - mitochondrion [Evidence IDA] [PMID 16823961]; GO_component: GO:0070469 - respiratory chain [Evidence IEA]; GO_function: GO:0008121 - ubiquinol-cytochrome-c reductase activity [Evidence IEA]; GO_function: GO:0008121 - ubiquinol-cytochrome-c reductase activity [Evidence IMP] [PMID 8288589]; GO_process: GO:0009060 - aerobic respiration [Evidence IMP] [PMID 8288589]; GO_process: GO:1902600 - hydrogen ion transmembrane transport [Evidence IEA]; GO_process: GO:0006122 - mitochondrial electron transport, ubiquinol to cytochrome c [Evidence IEA]; GO_process: GO:0006122 - mitochondrial electron transport, ubiquinol to cytochrome c [Evidence IMP] [PMID 8288589]; GO_process: GO:0055114 - oxidation-reduction process [Evidence IEA]): MSGITSFWSDLVESIMPTVAYAEEAPKQDAPLDHDSEEVESESKSETETVAKNTGKESSEEETTEESSEESTEESTEESTEESTEEGSEEESEDGEEDDEEEEEEEEEDEPEDILPELREKAAEGPCHSFKHHFEECIERVTAEQQEEGYAEKEYKEDCVEEFFHLSHCIDEQVAPVLFTKLK, translated from the exons ATGTCTGGAATTACTTCTTTCTGGAGCGACCTTGTTGAGTCGATTATGCCCACTGTGGCTTATGCTGAGGAG GCCCCCAAGCAAGATGCCCCTCTCGACCACGACAGCGAGGAAGTTGAATCCGAATCCAAGTCTGAGACCGAGACTGTAGCCAAGAACACCGGCAAGGAATCTTCTGAGGAAGAGACCACCGAAGAGTCCTCCGAAGAGTCCACCGAAGAGTCCACAGAGGAGTCCACTGAAGAGTCCACTGAAGAAGGTTCTGAGGAAGAGTCTGAGGacggagaagaagatgatgaggaagaagaggaggaagaagaggaagatgagCCTGAAGATATTCTCCCCGAGTTGAGAGAAAAGGCCGCCGAGGGCCCTTGTCATTCATTCAAGCACCACTTCGAAGAATGCATTGAAAGAGTTACTGctgaacaacaagaagaggGCTATGCTGAAAAGGAATACAAGGAAGACTGTGTCGAGGAATTCTTCCATCTCAGCCATTGCATTGACGAACAAGTCGCCCCTGTTCTGTTCACTAAACTGAAATAA